A part of Solibacillus sp. FSL H8-0538 genomic DNA contains:
- a CDS encoding ATP-dependent DNA helicase, translated as MQLTASQQHAIQQFQCFLQGDAECFILKGYAGTGKTFLLKRFTEMLAQWQIDFQLVAPTGRATKILKERTQVDARTVHSLIYEMDMDQSTIKAVEEQDVEQNKYELVFNLKTNGSRINTVYIVDESSMVSDKHSEHETLKFGSGQLLTDFLSYVNIRTTRRKIVFVGDHAQLPPVNSNESVCFNKDYLEESFGLNVMVAELTDVFRQGADSSVLRAATALRKQLDEESYNYFPVQVDAQDLIEYSVDEAVHHYTRNYTWQKSIFITETNQRAFEHTKHIREQLGFRELSIGERLLVIKNTVINGERLFNGDFVRVDQVAAEPEIRKIPMRTKQGAEVVELKYRDVTISYRTEDGQVRKQVPCKIFENHLWSSSIDISYEERRAMIIDFQMRYPHTRQGTDGFKNLISNDLYFNALHVRFGYVITCHKAQGGEWNDVFVDLKYSQSITNRQFFRWSYTAITRARERIYFVNLPKQVKVEDDRFAIIRDMIGPLLAHVNAQIIEEQESAYQNLYYIRHGIEQCKIIVHYNKKEKITKVRFVKGNSASEAVVTPIFQNLCGRSLYDAEPLLV; from the coding sequence ATGCAACTTACCGCTAGTCAACAACATGCAATACAACAGTTTCAGTGTTTTTTACAAGGAGACGCTGAGTGTTTCATACTAAAAGGCTATGCCGGAACAGGTAAAACATTTTTATTAAAACGCTTTACTGAAATGCTAGCGCAGTGGCAAATTGATTTTCAACTTGTGGCACCAACTGGACGTGCGACAAAAATTTTAAAGGAGCGCACACAGGTGGATGCGCGTACGGTACATAGCTTAATTTATGAAATGGATATGGACCAGTCTACGATTAAAGCGGTGGAAGAGCAGGACGTCGAGCAAAATAAGTATGAGCTTGTGTTTAATTTAAAAACGAATGGCTCCAGGATCAATACAGTGTATATTGTCGATGAAAGCTCAATGGTCAGTGATAAGCATTCGGAGCATGAAACGTTGAAGTTTGGTTCGGGTCAGCTGTTGACCGATTTTCTGAGCTATGTAAATATACGGACAACACGTCGGAAAATCGTTTTTGTTGGTGACCATGCCCAACTTCCACCCGTAAATAGTAATGAGTCCGTGTGTTTTAATAAAGACTATTTAGAAGAAAGTTTTGGGCTCAATGTTATGGTGGCTGAGCTAACAGATGTGTTCCGTCAAGGGGCAGATAGTAGCGTACTTCGTGCAGCAACAGCACTGCGCAAACAACTAGATGAGGAAAGCTATAATTATTTCCCGGTGCAGGTAGATGCACAAGATTTGATTGAATATAGTGTAGACGAAGCGGTGCACCATTACACGCGTAATTATACATGGCAAAAGTCTATCTTTATTACGGAAACGAATCAACGTGCATTTGAACATACAAAGCATATTCGTGAGCAATTAGGCTTTCGTGAGTTATCAATAGGTGAACGCTTACTCGTAATAAAAAATACGGTCATTAACGGAGAACGCCTGTTTAACGGAGATTTTGTGAGGGTTGATCAGGTGGCAGCAGAGCCAGAAATACGGAAGATTCCAATGCGTACAAAGCAAGGTGCTGAAGTTGTCGAGCTTAAGTACCGAGATGTCACGATTTCCTACCGTACAGAAGACGGACAAGTACGTAAGCAAGTGCCGTGTAAAATTTTTGAGAATCATTTATGGAGCTCCTCTATTGATATTTCTTATGAAGAACGACGCGCAATGATTATTGATTTCCAAATGCGCTATCCACACACTCGCCAAGGGACAGATGGCTTTAAAAATTTAATTAGCAATGATCTGTATTTTAATGCGCTCCATGTGCGGTTTGGCTATGTTATTACGTGTCATAAAGCACAGGGCGGAGAATGGAATGATGTATTTGTTGATTTAAAATATTCCCAAAGTATAACGAATAGACAGTTTTTTCGCTGGAGTTATACAGCCATTACACGTGCAAGGGAGCGAATTTATTTTGTGAATTTACCGAAGCAGGTGAAAGTCGAGGATGATCGCTTTGCTATTATTCGAGATATGATAGGTCCACTGTTGGCACATGTAAATGCCCAAATCATCGAAGAGCAGGAAAGTGCGTATCAAAACCTTTACTACATTCGCCACGGCATCGAGCAATGTAAAATTATCGTTCATTATAATAAGAAAGAAAAAATAACGAAAGTACGTTTTGTGAAAGGAAATTCTGCAAGTGAAGCAGTTGTTACGCCGATTTTCCAAAACTTATGTGGTCGTAGCTTATATGATGCAGAGCCGTTGCTTGTGTAA
- a CDS encoding asparagine synthase — protein MNVREGLIPTVLGSAVTATGYALKQKRGSNKMIANTIFGFGLAHIVLGAIDLVEHRR, from the coding sequence ATGAACGTTCGTGAAGGATTAATCCCAACTGTTTTAGGTTCGGCTGTTACTGCTACTGGGTATGCTTTGAAACAAAAACGCGGATCTAATAAAATGATCGCCAACACAATTTTTGGATTCGGTTTAGCACACATAGTTTTAGGGGCAATTGACCTAGTGGAACATCGTCGTTAG
- a CDS encoding response regulator transcription factor, protein MNLLIVDDHPVVLNGTKALLQHIDQWHIEIEHEPSAVLQRMNDTTFQLFLLDINMQPINGIELAQKIKHLHPEALTILYTGYDLADYYDLLIERKVDGLLSKTATKEQVIQTISATLRGELLLPADFLDFIYRKHQCPMSSTELAISEKEQEILQLVARGCTNKAIALEFSVTQRTIENYLSKIFVRLNVESRAEAVLKAKDLGWIH, encoded by the coding sequence ATGAATCTATTAATTGTAGATGACCATCCCGTTGTATTAAACGGCACAAAGGCATTACTTCAACATATTGATCAATGGCATATTGAAATCGAACATGAACCTTCCGCTGTGTTACAAAGAATGAACGACACGACATTCCAATTATTTTTGCTCGATATTAATATGCAGCCAATTAATGGCATCGAGTTAGCACAAAAAATTAAACACCTGCATCCTGAGGCACTCACTATCTTATATACAGGCTACGACCTAGCCGATTATTATGACTTATTAATTGAACGAAAAGTTGATGGGCTGTTATCGAAAACGGCTACGAAAGAACAAGTGATTCAAACAATTAGTGCCACATTAAGAGGTGAATTACTGCTACCAGCTGATTTTTTGGATTTCATCTATCGAAAACACCAGTGTCCAATGTCCTCTACTGAACTTGCTATAAGTGAAAAAGAGCAAGAGATTTTACAGCTCGTAGCACGAGGTTGTACGAATAAAGCAATTGCACTTGAATTTTCTGTTACCCAACGTACCATTGAAAATTATTTGTCGAAAATTTTCGTTCGACTCAATGTAGAATCACGTGCAGAAGCTGTGTTGAAGGCGAAAGATTTAGGTTGGATTCATTAG
- a CDS encoding sensor histidine kinase: MIKQRIYHAISIYWFGITLLLYIVIGIYVLAISFLQPFSPIILKEENGKWLVESTYFTDWGATQRIAFGDQILQINGEPIETLDHITNKSAVYSANTITIAQENGKIRDIQVRHADLPHQFYMHEIVPSIYFLITLWTAIYLYCFKNNNALLNLLILFLLVMSIAYISAGASSRGNAFAGIIIQSTMILCLVILIHFLKNYFTYQQLKWSFTRNMNILYALPILMLIVGIIGLYSPALDSALSWLTLSLFTVLLFIVLGVLLQGYFRSRVLQLKILLICVVVPFLPFVLLFVLPEILFQKPILSSDISSLFLLFIPFSFIFTQLTERLFGLHYHLSRIRYYGLLSLLTAFVLSVIISFVWRDEFTVEKAIVLFLLSAVAIFILLYIKEKIDFRQRKILFTTHGDSIHGVYSVVQRIGQAVCQDQMLDLLQQEVKQKLAFDTVSINILPIDQKPMKLAEVKKKSSHYSLLLHSNPSKQFILSIGSPTRSIQLKEEEIIWLELITVYCDAFLHNFKRIEELVKEMKDLQASHTESIPWLDKLVWQFVEKEKVILAQELHDTVLQEQLYLARELDVQMNEATVSKIEPIRDQLLDISYQLREYCENLNPPLLDTLGLQAALKKLMQKVKMRSNFMLHETIEELTVTDPAYPLMIYRLVQELLNNALKHSEASVVSLQLLSIPHGFEIHYEDNGIGFEMNELTTTDSMGLKGMFERVRAFNGKMTIDTKEANGLKMTITIIEESGETDESINCR; this comes from the coding sequence TTGATTAAACAACGCATTTACCATGCCATCTCAATCTATTGGTTTGGCATTACGTTACTACTGTATATAGTTATAGGAATTTATGTCCTGGCGATTTCATTTTTACAGCCGTTTTCACCGATTATATTGAAAGAAGAAAATGGGAAGTGGTTAGTCGAATCAACGTATTTTACAGACTGGGGAGCAACGCAGAGAATTGCTTTTGGAGATCAAATTCTACAAATTAACGGTGAGCCAATTGAAACTCTGGACCATATTACGAACAAATCTGCCGTCTATTCAGCTAACACAATTACAATTGCACAAGAAAACGGAAAAATTCGGGACATTCAAGTGCGCCACGCCGATCTCCCGCATCAATTTTATATGCATGAGATTGTGCCAAGCATATATTTTTTGATTACATTATGGACAGCAATTTATCTGTATTGTTTCAAAAACAATAATGCACTACTGAATCTGTTAATTTTATTTTTACTTGTCATGTCTATTGCTTATATTAGCGCAGGGGCATCAAGTCGAGGCAATGCATTCGCAGGAATTATTATTCAAAGTACTATGATTCTTTGTCTCGTAATTCTCATTCATTTTTTAAAAAATTATTTCACTTATCAGCAGTTAAAATGGTCCTTTACGCGCAATATGAACATACTGTATGCACTGCCCATATTGATGTTAATCGTTGGTATAATCGGTCTATACTCGCCTGCGCTCGATTCTGCGCTTTCTTGGCTGACACTTTCTTTGTTTACTGTGTTACTGTTCATTGTGCTAGGGGTATTACTCCAGGGCTATTTTCGTTCAAGAGTGTTGCAACTAAAAATTTTATTGATATGCGTTGTTGTGCCATTTTTACCGTTTGTGTTGCTATTTGTGCTACCAGAAATACTATTTCAAAAGCCGATCCTATCCTCTGATATTAGCTCGTTATTTTTACTGTTCATTCCGTTTAGTTTTATTTTCACACAGCTAACAGAGCGGCTATTCGGTTTACACTATCATCTTAGTCGCATTCGTTATTATGGACTTCTCTCCCTATTAACGGCATTTGTTTTGTCAGTAATTATTTCATTCGTTTGGCGTGATGAATTTACAGTAGAAAAAGCGATAGTACTGTTTCTGTTAAGTGCTGTTGCCATTTTCATTTTGCTTTATATCAAGGAAAAAATAGATTTTCGTCAGCGCAAAATATTATTTACGACACATGGAGATTCGATTCATGGTGTGTATTCGGTTGTTCAAAGAATCGGACAAGCCGTTTGTCAGGATCAAATGCTGGATCTACTGCAACAAGAAGTGAAACAAAAACTAGCATTCGATACAGTTTCCATCAATATTCTGCCTATAGACCAGAAACCGATGAAACTGGCTGAAGTTAAAAAAAAATCATCGCATTATTCCTTGTTGCTACATAGTAATCCTAGCAAACAATTTATTTTATCTATCGGTTCTCCCACACGGTCGATTCAGCTAAAGGAAGAAGAAATTATTTGGTTAGAACTTATTACGGTGTACTGCGATGCTTTTTTACATAACTTTAAACGAATTGAAGAGCTAGTCAAAGAAATGAAGGACCTCCAAGCATCTCATACTGAATCGATTCCTTGGTTGGATAAATTAGTGTGGCAATTTGTTGAGAAAGAGAAGGTCATTCTTGCACAAGAATTACATGATACGGTTTTACAAGAGCAACTGTATCTTGCACGCGAGCTAGATGTCCAAATGAATGAAGCAACTGTTTCAAAGATCGAACCGATTCGTGATCAATTACTCGATATTTCGTACCAATTACGAGAGTATTGTGAAAATCTGAATCCCCCCTTACTCGATACACTCGGCTTACAGGCAGCACTCAAAAAATTAATGCAAAAGGTGAAAATGCGTTCAAATTTCATGCTACATGAAACCATCGAGGAACTAACGGTAACAGATCCTGCCTATCCGTTAATGATTTACCGTCTTGTTCAAGAACTGCTGAACAATGCGCTCAAACATTCAGAAGCATCCGTTGTGTCATTACAACTGTTATCGATTCCACATGGTTTTGAAATACATTATGAAGATAACGGGATTGGCTTTGAAATGAATGAACTAACTACAACAGATTCGATGGGCCTCAAGGGAATGTTTGAACGAGTACGAGCATTTAATGGCAAGATGACCATTGATACGAAAGAAGCCAATGGTTTAAAAATGACGATTACAATAATCGAAGAAAGCGGTGAAACGGATGAATCTATTAATTGTAGATGA
- a CDS encoding excalibur calcium-binding domain-containing protein gives MKKLQAVLLLGTVLLGSTVVSPINTEAVEQKFSNCKELNKVYSGGVAKDGQVKNKGGKTKLKPTVSAAVYKLNAGKDRDKDGIACER, from the coding sequence ATGAAAAAACTACAAGCAGTTTTACTTTTAGGAACCGTTTTATTAGGCAGCACAGTAGTATCTCCAATCAACACAGAGGCAGTTGAACAAAAATTTAGCAACTGCAAAGAATTAAATAAAGTTTACTCTGGTGGAGTAGCTAAAGATGGGCAAGTGAAAAATAAAGGCGGTAAAACAAAATTAAAACCAACTGTATCAGCAGCTGTCTATAAATTAAATGCAGGAAAAGATCGCGACAAAGACGGAATAGCTTGTGAAAGATAA
- a CDS encoding Ig-like domain-containing protein → MNLVKKVGSLSLVLLLVIGTLTIKPTAIVYAASPTATIVVADTALKVGETSLVTITFSEAVTGFDNVDLTIANGILSPVSSSDGGVTWTGTFTPTASVTDATNVITLDNTGVQDGASNAGTGTTSSNNYAIDTARPTATIVVADTALRVGETSLVTITFSEAVTGFDNVDLTIANGILSPVSSSDGGVTWTGTFTPTASVTDATNVITLDNTGVQDGASNAGTGTTSSNNYAIDTARPTATIVVADNALAVGETSLVTIIFSEAVLGFTNADLSVSNGTLSSVSSSDGFITWTATLAPNANITDTSNLITLDNTGVADLSGNTGVGITDSNNYVIDAQRPTATIVVADSTLTAGETSLVTITFSEAVTGFTNTDLSVPNGTLSAFSSSDGGVTWTATLTPDANITDASNVITLNNSGVQDAAGNAGTGTTSSNNYAIDTARPTATIVVADNALAVGETSLVTIIFSEAVSGFTNVDLTIANGTLSAVSSQDGGVTWTATLTPTANITDASNVITLDNTGVQNIMGNTGLGTTDSNNYWINTVVHAVVRPTATIVVADTLLTAGETSLVTITFSEAVSSFTNADLTIANGTLSTVSSSDGGVTWTATFTPTANIIDASNVITLYNTGVQNGVGNTGLGTTSSNNYSINTVVRPTATILVADTMLTAGETSLVKIIFSEAVMGFDNGDLTIANGTLSTVSSSDGGVTWTATFTPQANISLATNQIKLNNSGVYNSGGIAGQGITESNKFSIFTEVTTGGSNSINIPDNVISPIPPENVITSINGKITLPIGTSGVVSLGEKIIISIPKGASSRKLEISIEKLTNIEAFLRNKEVLATPMFEIKKNIIENLNKPVKLSVEFDSKNLKSNETVALFNYDELKKSWVKVDGGLIIENQLTVEINQFSKYAVLVVDKTTGMPIIDTTVEIDFSDTSEHWAKEEIEAMFARDIIKGYLDGTFKPNDPIKREHVAVMLTRALELNPIHTARTFSDVSTSSPYYDAISKLQLAGIIDGTNGAFHPQASMTRAQMAKVLVLALGFNTDGKTTFRDVPEKHWAYVYIAALEEYGITLGDNGNFNPNEPVTRAQFSAFLYRALNLQK, encoded by the coding sequence ATGAATTTAGTAAAGAAAGTAGGGTCATTATCTCTAGTTTTGTTGTTAGTAATAGGGACTTTAACTATAAAACCAACTGCTATCGTATATGCTGCGTCTCCAACGGCAACGATTGTAGTCGCAGATACTGCACTGAAAGTTGGAGAAACCTCATTGGTAACGATTACCTTCTCAGAAGCAGTGACGGGCTTCGACAATGTAGATCTGACAATCGCAAACGGAATACTAAGTCCCGTTAGTTCTTCGGATGGCGGTGTCACATGGACGGGAACGTTCACACCGACTGCTAGTGTCACGGATGCAACCAATGTAATTACGCTAGACAACACGGGTGTGCAGGATGGTGCAAGTAATGCAGGAACGGGTACCACAAGCTCGAACAATTATGCGATTGATACGGCCCGTCCAACGGCAACGATTGTAGTCGCAGATACTGCACTGAGAGTTGGAGAAACCTCATTGGTAACGATTACCTTCTCAGAAGCAGTGACGGGCTTCGACAATGTAGATCTGACAATCGCAAACGGAATACTAAGTCCCGTTAGTTCTTCGGATGGCGGTGTCACATGGACGGGAACGTTCACACCGACTGCTAGTGTCACGGATGCAACCAATGTCATTACGCTCGACAACACGGGTGTGCAGGATGGTGCAAGTAATGCAGGAACGGGTACCACAAGCTCGAACAATTATGCGATTGATACGGCCCGTCCAACGGCCACGATTGTAGTCGCAGATAATGCGTTGGCTGTTGGGGAAACCTCATTGGTAACGATTATCTTCTCGGAAGCGGTGTTGGGCTTCACTAATGCAGATTTATCAGTCTCAAACGGAACCCTAAGTAGTGTTAGTTCTTCGGATGGCTTCATCACATGGACGGCAACGTTAGCACCAAATGCAAATATCACTGATACAAGCAATCTCATCACGCTCGACAACACGGGTGTGGCTGATTTGAGCGGTAATACAGGAGTCGGTATTACTGACTCGAACAATTATGTGATTGATGCGCAGCGTCCAACGGCGACGATTGTAGTCGCAGATAGTACGCTGACAGCTGGAGAAACCTCACTGGTAACGATTACCTTCTCCGAAGCGGTCACGGGCTTCACCAATACAGATTTATCAGTTCCAAACGGAACCCTAAGTGCCTTTAGTTCCTCGGATGGCGGTGTCACATGGACGGCAACGTTAACACCAGATGCAAATATCACTGATGCAAGTAATGTTATTACGCTTAACAACTCTGGTGTGCAGGATGCTGCAGGTAATGCAGGAACGGGTACCACAAGCTCGAACAATTATGCGATTGATACGGCCCGTCCAACGGCCACGATTGTAGTCGCAGATAATGCGTTGGCTGTTGGGGAAACCTCATTGGTAACGATTATCTTCTCAGAGGCCGTGTCGGGCTTTACCAATGTAGATTTGACAATCGCCAATGGAACCCTAAGTGCCGTTAGTTCTCAAGATGGCGGTGTCACATGGACGGCAACGTTAACACCAACTGCAAATATCACTGATGCAAGTAATGTCATTACGCTCGACAATACGGGTGTACAGAATATTATGGGTAATACAGGACTGGGTACCACGGACTCGAACAATTATTGGATTAATACAGTGGTTCATGCGGTGGTTCGTCCAACGGCAACGATTGTAGTCGCAGACACTTTACTGACAGCTGGAGAAACCTCATTAGTAACGATAACCTTCTCTGAGGCGGTGTCGAGCTTTACCAATGCAGATTTGACAATCGCCAACGGAACACTAAGCACAGTTAGTTCTTCGGATGGCGGTGTCACATGGACGGCAACGTTCACACCAACTGCTAATATTATTGATGCAAGTAATGTCATTACGCTCTACAATACGGGTGTGCAGAATGGTGTGGGCAATACAGGACTGGGTACCACAAGCTCGAACAATTATTCGATTAATACAGTGGTTCGTCCAACGGCAACGATTTTAGTCGCAGACACTATGCTGACAGCTGGAGAAACATCACTAGTGAAGATAATCTTCTCAGAAGCAGTGATGGGTTTCGATAATGGAGATTTGACAATCGCCAACGGAACACTAAGCACAGTTAGTTCTTCCGATGGAGGTGTCACATGGACGGCAACATTCACGCCACAAGCCAATATAAGTCTAGCTACAAATCAAATCAAACTTAATAATAGCGGTGTGTATAATAGTGGAGGTATTGCAGGACAGGGTATAACTGAATCCAATAAGTTTTCTATTTTCACGGAAGTAACAACTGGTGGCAGTAATTCAATAAATATACCTGACAATGTGATTTCACCTATTCCACCTGAAAACGTAATTACTTCTATAAACGGTAAAATAACGCTACCAATTGGTACTTCAGGAGTTGTTAGTCTAGGAGAAAAAATTATTATTTCAATTCCTAAGGGTGCATCAAGCAGGAAATTAGAAATCTCAATAGAAAAATTAACAAACATAGAAGCTTTTCTTAGAAATAAAGAAGTATTAGCAACCCCAATGTTTGAAATCAAAAAAAACATTATAGAGAATTTAAATAAACCTGTAAAATTATCTGTAGAATTCGATTCGAAAAACTTAAAAAGTAATGAAACTGTAGCTCTATTTAATTATGATGAATTAAAGAAATCATGGGTTAAAGTTGATGGTGGCTTAATAATAGAGAATCAATTGACAGTAGAGATCAATCAGTTTTCAAAGTATGCGGTACTCGTTGTAGATAAAACTACTGGAATGCCGATTATAGATACTACAGTAGAAATAGATTTCAGTGATACATCTGAACATTGGGCAAAAGAAGAAATTGAGGCAATGTTCGCGCGTGACATTATTAAAGGCTATCTAGACGGTACTTTTAAACCAAATGACCCTATCAAACGGGAACATGTAGCCGTCATGTTGACACGTGCCTTAGAGCTAAATCCGATTCATACAGCGCGTACATTTAGCGATGTTTCAACAAGCAGTCCGTACTATGATGCGATTAGTAAATTACAATTAGCGGGTATTATTGATGGTACGAATGGTGCCTTTCATCCTCAAGCTAGTATGACTCGTGCTCAAATGGCAAAAGTACTAGTATTAGCACTTGGGTTCAATACTGATGGAAAAACTACCTTCCGAGACGTCCCTGAAAAACATTGGGCGTATGTTTATATTGCAGCCCTTGAAGAATATGGCATTACGTTAGGGGATAATGGGAATTTCAATCCGAATGAACCTGTGACACGCGCCCAATTCTCAGCCTTTTTATACAGAGCATTAAATTTACAAAAATAA
- a CDS encoding site-specific integrase yields the protein MALKHKDVDLKRKVIHITKTVYAKDSIKGDFELTSPKTYNAIRTIDIDEIVVEKIKYLLEFKKNKDWIKSEFLFSDVEGIPPTVKTLNQYIRQRGKKTEIKKRFYTYILRHTHISLLAEAGVDLQYIMNRVGHRNSATTTKIYLHVTEGMRENAANVMHKRFTELLTTHTENE from the coding sequence ATGGCACTTAAACATAAAGATGTTGATTTAAAACGAAAAGTAATCCACATCACTAAAACGGTTTATGCAAAAGACAGTATTAAAGGTGATTTCGAATTAACATCACCAAAAACATATAACGCGATTCGTACTATCGATATCGATGAGATTGTCGTGGAGAAAATAAAGTATTTACTGGAGTTCAAGAAGAATAAGGATTGGATAAAGTCCGAATTTTTATTTAGTGATGTTGAAGGGATACCCCCTACTGTAAAAACACTAAATCAATATATTCGACAGCGTGGAAAGAAAACGGAGATTAAGAAAAGATTCTACACATATATATTGCGTCACACGCACATAAGCCTACTTGCTGAAGCTGGTGTGGATCTCCAATATATTATGAACCGTGTAGGTCATAGAAATTCTGCTACAACCACAAAAATCTACTTGCATGTAACTGAAGGTATGCGTGAAAACGCCGCGAATGTGATGCATAAGAGGTTTACTGAATTACTAACTACTCACACTGAAAACGAGTAA
- the tnpB gene encoding IS66 family insertion sequence element accessory protein TnpB (TnpB, as the term is used for proteins encoded by IS66 family insertion elements, is considered an accessory protein, since TnpC, encoded by a neighboring gene, is a DDE family transposase.) — MKHDFTSVQNIYIICGKTDMRKGIDGLATLIQDSFKLDPYSDSIFLFSGTSKDRYKCLYFDGDGFAMLYKRLDNGKLQWPKDEKEVRNLSQKELRWLLEGLSLQQPKAIAKSAKGVF, encoded by the coding sequence ATGAAGCATGATTTTACGAGCGTGCAGAACATCTACATTATTTGCGGTAAGACCGATATGCGTAAAGGTATTGACGGTCTCGCAACACTCATTCAGGATTCTTTTAAACTTGATCCATATAGTGATTCCATCTTCTTATTTTCTGGAACGAGTAAAGACCGTTATAAATGTTTGTATTTTGATGGAGATGGCTTCGCCATGCTTTATAAACGATTAGATAATGGCAAACTGCAATGGCCAAAAGATGAAAAGGAAGTACGTAACCTTTCACAAAAGGAACTTCGCTGGCTGTTAGAAGGTTTATCGCTTCAGCAGCCAAAAGCGATTGCGAAATCTGCAAAAGGTGTCTTTTAA
- the tnpC gene encoding IS66 family transposase, producing MTNVSPKQENQNERLIRMLEQQLAQSNRQIEALTEQVRQLTKALYGSKSEKSKYKAPDGQGSLFEDDPSFSDSEQTEEQSTAMITYTVVRKLHKKKRNDSFRDGIEIEEIHHHPENTQCDCCLGQMTEAGTTIAREEAKFIPATMKRVQHIEHAYECRHCKKDTTQKAQMKRGKAPQAAIQRSIAGPTVLAKLIYDKFIQYLPLYRQVKEWDRFGLLTNDKNLSNWVIRAAEDWLLPVYEQMKQTLTAKSVLHVDETYAQIIKRSDGKSGQSNAYNWVFRSVPSQGPIIVLFQSALSRSRSVLENFTAGFKGTVICDGYSAYGNLPDVTFANCWAHVRRYWLKADSRNGQIGVDYCDQLYHLERQFKHLSPGKRRKARQKHSKPIVEKFLKWVDESPFFGKNALAKAAEYTLNRVHGLKAFLLDGRIEIDNNPAENAIRPNVIGRKNWLFSVSEAGAKANAICLSLAETAKANGIDFYQYLVTLMTELPNLPIHQQPQILINYMPWSKNIQATCAK from the coding sequence TTGACGAACGTTTCTCCTAAGCAAGAAAATCAAAATGAACGATTAATTCGAATGCTTGAGCAACAATTAGCTCAGTCAAATCGACAAATCGAAGCGTTGACTGAACAAGTTCGCCAATTAACCAAGGCTTTATACGGTTCAAAATCGGAAAAATCAAAGTATAAAGCACCAGACGGACAAGGTTCTTTATTCGAAGACGATCCGTCTTTTAGCGATTCTGAGCAGACAGAAGAACAAAGCACGGCAATGATTACGTATACCGTTGTCCGTAAATTACATAAGAAAAAACGGAATGATTCTTTTCGTGACGGGATTGAAATAGAAGAAATTCACCATCATCCTGAAAACACGCAATGTGACTGTTGCCTTGGTCAAATGACCGAAGCTGGTACGACCATTGCGCGTGAGGAAGCAAAATTCATTCCGGCTACAATGAAGCGTGTTCAACATATTGAACACGCTTATGAGTGTAGGCATTGTAAAAAAGATACTACTCAAAAAGCGCAGATGAAACGTGGAAAAGCACCGCAAGCTGCCATTCAACGTAGCATTGCAGGACCTACTGTTTTAGCAAAACTCATCTACGATAAGTTCATCCAGTACTTACCTCTTTACCGCCAGGTGAAGGAGTGGGACCGATTTGGTCTGCTTACCAATGACAAAAACTTATCGAATTGGGTCATTCGTGCAGCAGAAGATTGGCTTCTACCGGTTTATGAGCAGATGAAGCAGACATTAACAGCAAAATCTGTTCTGCATGTGGACGAAACGTATGCGCAAATTATTAAACGATCAGATGGTAAATCAGGTCAATCGAATGCCTACAATTGGGTGTTCCGAAGCGTGCCAAGCCAAGGACCAATCATCGTTCTTTTCCAAAGTGCTTTATCGAGAAGTCGTTCTGTATTAGAAAACTTTACAGCTGGCTTTAAAGGAACCGTGATTTGTGATGGATATTCTGCATACGGCAATCTACCTGATGTCACGTTCGCCAACTGTTGGGCGCATGTACGACGTTATTGGCTGAAAGCTGATAGCAGAAACGGTCAAATTGGTGTGGATTACTGTGACCAACTGTATCACTTAGAACGTCAATTTAAGCATCTTTCACCAGGTAAACGACGAAAAGCACGGCAAAAACATTCGAAACCGATTGTAGAAAAGTTTCTAAAATGGGTAGATGAATCCCCTTTCTTCGGAAAAAATGCCTTGGCAAAAGCTGCCGAATATACATTAAATCGTGTACATGGGTTAAAAGCTTTTCTGCTCGATGGTCGCATTGAAATCGATAATAATCCAGCTGAAAATGCGATTCGCCCTAATGTGATCGGCCGAAAGAACTGGCTTTTCTCTGTTAGTGAAGCTGGTGCTAAAGCGAATGCGATCTGCTTAAGTTTGGCTGAAACAGCAAAAGCAAATGGTATCGACTTCTATCAATACCTAGTAACGTTAATGACAGAGCTGCCGAATTTACCGATCCATCAGCAACCCCAAATTTTAATTAACTACATGCCTTGGTCAAAAAATATCCAAGCCACATGTGCTAAATAG